A window of Photobacterium sp. GJ3 contains these coding sequences:
- a CDS encoding TerB family tellurite resistance protein, with product MFQQLRILFRQIMNDGSEDGAVDTPALHLAIASLLCEVANADHSRDPSEETAKVHWLMKLLEVDDVQARTLLHDAQTRSEQSVSVYEFTSKLRALSPEERYQLIEAMWQVAFSDGVLDPLEEAVIRQVAELIYVDHATFIKAKLSAQAGASE from the coding sequence ATGTTCCAGCAATTACGTATTCTCTTTCGCCAAATCATGAATGATGGCAGTGAAGACGGCGCTGTCGATACCCCCGCGCTGCATCTGGCCATCGCCTCGCTGCTGTGTGAGGTTGCCAATGCCGATCACAGCCGGGATCCCAGTGAAGAAACCGCAAAAGTACACTGGCTGATGAAATTGCTGGAAGTCGATGATGTTCAGGCCCGGACCTTGCTGCACGATGCTCAGACCCGCAGCGAGCAATCGGTCTCCGTTTATGAATTCACCAGTAAATTGCGGGCGCTCTCACCTGAAGAACGCTATCAGCTCATTGAAGCTATGTGGCAGGTTGCATTTTCAGATGGCGTACTCGACCCGCTGGAAGAAGCGGTCATTCGTCAGGTTGCCGAGTTGATTTATGTGGATCATGCAACCTTCATTAAAGCGAAGTTATCCGCACAGGCCGGC